A region of Thermobifida halotolerans DNA encodes the following proteins:
- a CDS encoding DUF4913 domain-containing protein: MTATPESRSGDTAAAAQDGVRPGPEEDLYDPEEEELQQNGGPDAKPVFRNVEEFVTYRFLPMYTRPEGGQFRWCKEWWRHPEAVSRFHALWHAWEVLRWEPGTGMAVWYRDHLDYQMSYIMGDTGPFRECTSRRHQDPRPLPADPAPEGWFEDEW, translated from the coding sequence ATGACGGCCACCCCCGAGAGCCGGAGCGGCGACACCGCGGCCGCCGCACAGGACGGCGTGCGGCCGGGTCCCGAAGAGGACCTGTACGACCCGGAGGAGGAGGAACTCCAGCAGAACGGCGGGCCGGACGCCAAGCCGGTCTTCAGAAACGTCGAGGAATTCGTCACCTACCGGTTCCTGCCCATGTACACCCGCCCCGAGGGAGGGCAGTTCCGCTGGTGCAAGGAGTGGTGGCGCCACCCCGAGGCGGTCTCCCGCTTCCACGCCCTGTGGCACGCCTGGGAGGTGCTGCGCTGGGAGCCGGGCACCGGAATGGCGGTGTGGTACCGCGACCACCTCGACTACCAGATGTCCTACATCATGGGCGACACCGGTCCGTTCCGCGAGTGCACGTCGCGCCGCCACCAGGACCCCCGCCCCCTCCCGGCCGACCCCGCTCCCGAGGGCTGGTTCGAGGACGAGTGGTAG
- a CDS encoding type IV secretory system conjugative DNA transfer family protein: MAKETNRYQPRGGVMAAGTPPLLAVLALWGVVCLVFLVWLAAWLAALVTPGEVAPFGARWVFWLFTGATDRAWPGTPTFLVVLFCCAQATGLVLLGRAVAPRVRARIGGGYDPVTVLNVDNSDVAELALPEAAEKALRLRRSSLKGRRPKELPEAEVGLVLGDVKMPHGRSGKRLFASWEDTVLAYMAPRAGKTTALAIPYVLNAPGPALATSNKGDVWAATAKLREQRTGERVWLFDPQHVTHQPQTFWWNPLRNVRSVEDAYRLASHFVLTIDDDDSKKDMWGPAAKALISQLTLAAALAGESMERVGEWLHDAKQPRPIDILFDHGFVAYAEALRETQNIVSETRDGIYTTARTAARCLDDPEIMAWVTPPDDPGVDEFDPREFVRSRQTLHLLSKSRSAAAPLIAAMTDAIFIAAEEAAEGMGGRLDPPLVAVLDEAANICKIADLPDLYSHLGSRGIVPVTILQSYRQGVRVWTENGMEAMWSAATVKLFGAGLDDHKIVEALSKLIGQHDVSTTSFSYGDGKGNHSVQLRRQEVMEGADIRRIGKGEALLFATAAQATLLRMSPWYTSAEAPLISASIREAERSVTEGAQRRYTDNRTV; encoded by the coding sequence GTGGCCAAGGAGACGAACAGGTACCAGCCGCGCGGCGGGGTCATGGCGGCGGGCACGCCGCCGCTGCTCGCCGTGCTCGCACTGTGGGGCGTGGTCTGCCTGGTGTTCCTGGTGTGGCTGGCGGCGTGGCTCGCCGCGCTGGTCACACCGGGCGAGGTCGCGCCCTTCGGCGCGCGGTGGGTGTTCTGGCTCTTCACCGGCGCCACCGACCGCGCGTGGCCGGGCACGCCCACCTTCCTGGTCGTGCTGTTCTGCTGCGCGCAGGCCACCGGTCTGGTCCTGCTCGGCCGTGCGGTCGCGCCCCGGGTGCGCGCCCGAATCGGCGGCGGCTACGACCCGGTCACCGTGCTCAACGTGGACAACTCCGACGTCGCGGAACTGGCGCTCCCCGAGGCCGCCGAGAAGGCGCTGCGGCTGCGCAGGTCCAGCCTGAAGGGCAGGAGACCGAAGGAGCTTCCGGAGGCCGAGGTGGGGCTGGTGCTCGGCGACGTGAAGATGCCCCACGGCAGGAGCGGGAAGCGGCTGTTCGCGTCGTGGGAGGACACCGTCCTCGCCTACATGGCGCCCCGGGCCGGAAAGACCACCGCCCTGGCCATCCCCTACGTGCTCAACGCTCCCGGACCTGCCCTGGCGACCAGCAACAAGGGCGACGTCTGGGCGGCGACCGCGAAACTGCGGGAGCAGCGCACCGGTGAGCGGGTCTGGCTGTTCGACCCCCAGCACGTCACCCACCAGCCGCAGACCTTCTGGTGGAACCCGCTGCGCAACGTCCGCAGCGTCGAGGACGCCTACCGGCTGGCCAGCCACTTCGTGCTCACGATCGACGACGACGACTCCAAGAAGGACATGTGGGGCCCGGCCGCGAAGGCGCTCATCTCGCAGTTGACGCTGGCCGCGGCGCTCGCGGGGGAGAGCATGGAGCGGGTGGGCGAGTGGCTGCACGACGCCAAGCAGCCGCGGCCGATCGACATCCTCTTCGACCACGGGTTCGTCGCCTACGCCGAGGCGCTGCGCGAGACGCAGAACATCGTGAGCGAGACGCGCGACGGCATCTACACCACCGCCCGCACCGCGGCCCGCTGCCTGGACGATCCGGAGATCATGGCCTGGGTGACCCCGCCGGACGATCCCGGCGTCGACGAGTTCGACCCCCGCGAGTTCGTCCGGTCCCGGCAGACGCTGCACCTGCTCAGCAAGTCGCGTTCGGCGGCCGCCCCGCTGATCGCCGCGATGACCGACGCGATCTTCATCGCCGCCGAGGAGGCCGCCGAGGGAATGGGCGGCAGGCTCGACCCGCCGCTGGTGGCGGTGCTCGACGAGGCCGCCAACATCTGCAAGATCGCGGACCTGCCCGACCTCTACTCCCACCTGGGATCTCGCGGCATCGTCCCCGTCACCATCCTGCAGAGCTACCGCCAGGGGGTGCGGGTGTGGACGGAGAACGGGATGGAGGCCATGTGGTCGGCCGCGACCGTCAAGCTGTTCGGCGCCGGACTGGACGACCACAAGATCGTCGAGGCGCTGTCCAAGCTGATCGGCCAGCACGACGTGTCCACCACGTCGTTCAGCTACGGCGACGGGAAGGGCAACCACTCGGTGCAGTTGCGCCGCCAGGAGGTCATGGAGGGCGCCGACATCCGCAGGATCGGCAAGGGCGAGGCGCTGCTCTTCGCCACCGCGGCCCAGGCGACCCTGCTGCGGATGAGCCCCTGGTACACAAGCGCGGAGGCGCCGCTGATCAGTGCGTCGATCCGGGAGGCCGAGCGGTCGGTCACCGAGGGCGCGCAGCGCAGGTACACCGACAACCGGACCGTGTGA